DNA sequence from the Paenibacillus physcomitrellae genome:
AGGGAAGGAGGCCGGACTTGACTTGGCTATGCTTAGCTAAGCCAAGCCTTTCCTCTCTTTTTCAGATGCTCCATAATATAGGTTTTCAATATCCGGACTGTCTTTATACTTTCTTCTCTATGCCTTCTGCTCCAGCAGATGGTTAAGCATATCTTCGAGCGGAACGGTCGCCAAGGCGATCGCCGTATCGGTAACCCCGTAATAAATGTGCAGAATGCCTTCGTCCAATACACAGCCGGTCGGGAAAATGACATTTGGAATCTGGTAGCCGAATTTCTCGTAATAGGTTTCTGGCTCCATAATGAAGTTGGAAGTTCTGGCCAGCACTTTATTCGGATTCTCCAGATCCAGCAGCATGGCCCCTACGCGGTAAACGGTATTCTGATCCACCCCGTGGTACAACAGAAGCCAGCCGTGTTCGGTGCGGATTGGCGGCGTGGAGCTGCCGATTTTTTTGCCTTCCCATTCATTCTCCGCCTTAGCCAGCAGAACAGGTGCTTCCCAGTTGATCAGATCATCGGAATAAGTAATCCAGATTGCGGCCTGGTCAGTGCCGAACGCTTCGCCGATATATTCTTCCGGTCTGCGGAGCAGGACGTATTTGCCGTTGATCTTCTCCGGGAACAATACGTTGTTTCGGTCGTTGATCTCAAGCGGAGTAGTAGTCGTGACATATTCCCAATCGATCAGATTGCGGGAGGACATCAGCACGGAGCGGGTCAGCCAGTGCCCTTCCTCTTCGCCCCAGCCATCCGGATAAGTAGGAATCGAACGTTCCGGAATACCAGTACCCGTAGGGTAATAGTTCATGGCGCAAGGACGGACCGCAATGGTCATGTAGAATGTGTCTTCGATTTTGACCATCCGGGGATCCTGTACGCTTCCGTACGGAAAACCGAGCATATCCGGAGTTACAACCGGCTGATCGGTAACATGCTTGAAATGCACGCCGTCTTCGCTCTCCAGCAAACCGAGGAAGTTCTTGCACGGTGTCAGCGAACCCGCAGTCCGTTCGATCATGTAATATTTGCCGTTATCCTTCACAACGGCCGGGTTAAATACAGTCGCAAGCCGCCATTCATATTCGCCGGGGACGACGATCGGGTTTTCAGGATGTCTAGTGATTTTCATGAATTCCGCCTCCTTGTTCCAGTACATAGAATTAAAGCCATTATAGCCCCGCCTTCCGGCCACTCCTATCCCAGAAAGTTTCGAAATCATCCGAAATCTAGCGATGGGTTTGAGCATAAAACATAACGTTATAATGTTTAATGGCATTCTTTTTCTGATCCATGTTCGGATTAATTCTATAATAAACCGGTCCGCACTTTGAAAATATCCCGTAAAATTGCGATTCTATCCGTTAATTTTATTTTTAATGACTGATTCAACTTCTTTGGTGGATAGTTAGCCATAATAAAACCGCCATGAAGGCGGTTCGTTTGGCTGTTCTGCTATCGGATCATAGGAATTTTATTAAAAATAAGGGCCTCCCATTAAACGATATCCAATACCTTTATACACGTCTTTCAAGCTTGACCCTACATTCTGAAGTGGTCGCTGTGACGTATTCGATATAATTTACAGAGCCGTTATAGTTCAAATAAGATTCATAACGCATGCGAATGGCCGGTAAAGTAATCCAGTCCAGCACCTGTTCCTTGGGAACCCATTTGCTTTCGCTTGTTTCATCTGAAGTAGCTAGCTCTCCGCCTACAGCTCGGCACACGAAATCAAACATAACCTTAGTAGGAACGTCAGTTACTCCGTCATACCATTTATGTACCGCTGTATTCGAAATTACACTAATTAAATGGCTGACTGTGGCATCTATTCCACTTTCCTCTTTGATTTCACGGATCACGCCATCAATCAGGTTCTCCCCCACTTCCGTGATCCCGCCCGGATAAACCCAGCCATCGTCATGAGCTTTGACTAACAAGATATTTCCGTTCCCATCTTCTACAATTCCGCCTGCCGATACGATATGTGTCGGAAATGCCATTTCACTAACCTCCTTCCCTCACCACGATTCCGACGACCGAATAAGGGTAATCGATCTGTTTCTTCACTACAGCCGCCGCTTCCGGCCCGGCAAGCAGCCCAACGACGTACAATCCGAGGTCGATAGAGGTGGCCACACCGCCTGCCGTGATCATTTTCCCGTCTCTGACGATTCGTGCTTTGATCACTTCTCTACAGTAAGGTTCCAAGAGCTCATACACATTGGGATGGGTGGTCGCCTGCTTTTCTTCTAGAAAACCCGCCGCTCCCCATATTAACGATCCCGTACACACGGAAACCTTATACTCGGCAGGCTCAGCCGTCCGAATCCAATTGATGAAATCAAGGTCATCCTTTAGCTTTCTGGTCCCCATTCCTCCCGGAATAAAAACAAGATCGTAACCCGATAAATCCGGTTTTACGGCGTCCACCTTCACCCGCATTCCAAGTTCATCCCTGACTTCCTCCGACATGGCGCAGAGTTCCCACGTAGTCCCCTTAGTCCGTTCAAATTGGCGGAGCCGGTTGACAACATCGTAGAACCCGACAAAATCAAGAAAAGTAACGCCATTAAATAAAACGAAAGCAATCTTCATCTGATCCGTCCTTTCCATTGTTTTAAAGGATGATAATTGAAGATAAATCAGGTAGAAACTCCATATATTCCTTCCATCATGGAGAATCGAGAAAAATACCCACTCAGACAGTGCGTTCAAATATTAATCAAAGCTAAGAAACACTTCTTAACTGTGTAACTCTTTCCTTTATAAAATTAAGTTCATTGACATTAATATTGGTTGCAAGGAAATTAATGAAATCCATATTATTTGGCAATGGACCACCTGTAAGTTTAATTAAATGCATTTGGAATGCCTCTAAAATTTGCTTACCAGGATATATAAATATAAAATCAAATTCTCCCTGCTCTACACAAATTTTCATTTCCTTAAAAGTTTTTTTAAGACCAATTGTTAAACCACTTTGTTTGTAGAATTTATATACTTCGTTAACATATGAGGATATTTTCCGTCTATCCAGTTGATGAGTCTTTTCATCTAAAAATCTTTTCACCTTCAACTTGGTGTTTACAACTGGAATTTGAAGTTTCTGAATAGCAAGAAATAAATACAAAATTTTTTTTAAATTATCTTCGATTTCCCTTTTCCAACTAGAGAAAGAAAGTTTATTTACACATTCAGTTCTTCCCACTTGCAACCGTCCGTTTAAATAAAAAGAACCAGCTTTTTCACAAATAAGATAGTTCTCAATTGAATATCTTTCGAGATATAAGAAATTTTGATCAACTATTAGTTTTTTACCTAATATATCATCAAAGTCTTTATCGGCAATAAATAAACAGGGATTTGGAAAACTAGAAGGATTCATTTTATATTTACCATATAGATTAATAAGATTTGGTTTTCCTTCGGTAGGGTGAACCTTTACCTTCTGTACTTCTAATTTTTCAAAAATAGCTTCATAAATATTGACCCCATTTACATCCTCTATATACACCATCATTTCATCGTAACTTCCATAAAAAATTGCAAGATTTAATTGTGCTTCATCTGAATACTTTGGAATTAAATCATCCATCAGTTTAAATTTCCTTTCCTAAAGGCTTACATTTTTCTCTAAAGGGCCCTATTATTTCTGGTGAATGAGTAGCAAAAATAAATTGATTGTTTGGTGCTATACTTAACGCTGCTTTACAAAAACGTTGTTGCCAATGTAAGTGAAGGGACAGCTCAGGCTCATCAATAATAAAGGTTGAACCATCGTTATTGTCTTTTTGAAATATTAAATAAGCGAAAAATATTACAAGTTGTTTCTCACCCGAAGACAATTTACTTAATTCAAAATATTTATCTTTAGATTGAGGATCTAACAACTTAAAAAATAGGCCTAATTTATCTTCAGTCCTTAGAAAGATACTCTTTCCGCTATCAACAAGGAAGCTATTTACAGTTTCAAGGAAAGTAGTTATTGGTTTGTTAGCATCAATTTTTTTTTGATTTTTCTTTTCAGCAATCTCTGATAGACTTTTGATCTTAAAATATTGAGACATATTAGCAACCAAACGTGCTTGTATTTTGCGTTCTTTCTCATTAAATTGGTCATCAGGATTATCTAAAACACTCTTCATATCCTTATTCATTAGATTAACGAATCTTTCAAATGCCTCACTATCGAGTCCTATTTCTCTTAAAGCGTTACTTAATTTCTTAATTTCATCATCCTTAGGAAATCCCCGAACCTTCTTAGGAGAAATATAATTCTGTGTGTCATATGAGAACATTGCTTGAAATATTTCATTTCGCATTTCTCTATTGTATCTTTCAGACTTACTAATAATTTCGTGATATTTTATAGTCGCTAGCTCATTTACATGTTTAATCGACTCATCTAAGTTACTAACAGGCCTTGAACTTGTAGAGTACTCGGTCTGATTTTTATGAATATCTCTGGTTAAAGAAAGAAAATAGGTTGGACAAGCTTTCTTTAAACTTTTTATAGGCTCGAAATTCGTTAGGTCACTGCTCTCATTTTTTCTTCCCAGAAGGAAGGCAGACGAAGTCTTAGAATGTAAATGTTGATTTCTTAAATCTAACTTTTCTACCTCGTGTGTACCCGTTTCGCCACTAATGATATAACTTCCATTAAAATTTTCCAAGCTTATTGTCCTGTAAAGCTCACCTTCATAATACTCAATATAAACAATTTCGAATTCATATTTTAACAGCGGAGCCAACTGACCAGTAAGAATTGATGATAGAATATTTAAAACTGTCGTCTTTCCTGATCCATTTTTTCCGACAAGCAGGGTTAAGTCACTATTAAAGTCAACAAAGACATCTTTAAATCCGTGAAGCTTTTTAATTGAAATATAATTGATTGTCATATTATCCCTCCTAATGTGTATAATAACAGATTAACAAGACTTTTGAGGCAAATTAAACATTTGCATAAAACCAAGCATACCCATAAGGTTAGGGACGTCTAAGTTTTTTTGTTGCTTTCTATTTTTTGAATGAGAAATATAGATCGAAACCCTCCTCATATTTCTAATTTATCAGAAAACACGTGGAATAATAGATTATCTATTCTCCAATTTAGTCATCTATTCTGTGTCCGTTGATTTGGAACCTCTACATTACACTTTGGATATGTGAACCTGTCTTTCATTTCTGGACATTCATCTAAGTTGGGGGCTGCAAAAGTCTTGCGAAAATCACTGGTTTAAGTTCCTATTTGGAAGCATAAAAAACTTGTATTGGGTGAAGAGGAGCACGAGCTTGTCTTCATTTTTATCCTATCCGTAAAAACATCCTTTCTAACTAACTTACGTCGCGCCCCCATCGTTGCTTTATTTCATCCGAAGTTCTGTTCAGCTCCTGGCGTTCGACAAAACTGATCATCTCTGCTCCAAGTTAAAACCTAATCAACAATGTCCATTGTTATGAGCTTGAGGTTCAGTTATTTGGATTCATGTGAATTTGTATCCGTAACCTCATTTCTTTCTTTATTGAATTTTCTTGACGTTTCCCATTTTCCACGGATCATAAACTTCACGTACTTCAAGCATTTCTTTTTTTAAACACAGCGAGAATCTCGGGCTAGAGCTAGGCAGACTATATATAGGGCTACTTTTATATCTTGTTGTAGAGTCAGTCATTTGCTACTTCTCCATTCCCAGGCTAAATTAAATGTACTGCAAAATTAAAATTGAAATCGTTCCCTAATCATTTCCGCTGCTTCGTCCGGGCCAAGCTTCGAATTATTGATTCTCAGATAATGGTCCCTCGATATTTCTCCCGGCAAAGAGTTCAGTCGGTATTTCTCATGAGTTCTGATCAAATTGGCTTCGGATTTCTCTAAATGACGTTTGGTCGGCTTATGCTCAAGCCGGTTTGGAGTTTTGTTTCGGTATAACCGTTCTTCGAGTTCCGCTTCAAGTTCCACCCAATAAACCGTCCATCCTCTGGACTCAAATAAATTCGTGATTCCTTCGACATACTCCCAATCCTGCTGCAGATCAAATCCCCAAACGTACGTGAAGATAAAGCCGTCCATGCTGCTTTGTGAAACTTCCTCAAAAATCTCCTGCCTGATCAGGCTCACCAGCCGATTACCGGAAGGAGTTCCATATTCAAAAAATGGCGCCACAAATTCAATCGACATATGATTGTGAAACAACTTGAAATTGGTTTTGGCAGCCAGACTTTGGCCCACCGTCATTTTTCCCACCGCTTGCGGGCCAAAAAGAATTACGAAGTGCATAAGGATCATCCTCCCTAATCTGTATTTTTAAGCCAAGGATAATTTTCCTGATTATACCATCACAACTTTCCACTTGTCTTAACAAAAAAAGATCCGTGCAGATTCAATTCTGTCATCCGGATCTTGTTTGCTTTAAATTTTGAGGGTTGTTGAATGCTCTGCTAGAACCCAAACGACAGCTGCTCTACGGGCAGCTCCCCGGTTATCTCCTCCAGGGCAGCAGCTTTGGACAATAATGCTCCGCTATCGTCGGCAGTCGACCTCTTGCTCTTAGGCATAGAGGTTTCTTCTCCCGTTAAAGCGTACTTCCGCTGCAG
Encoded proteins:
- a CDS encoding glycosidase, whose protein sequence is MKITRHPENPIVVPGEYEWRLATVFNPAVVKDNGKYYMIERTAGSLTPCKNFLGLLESEDGVHFKHVTDQPVVTPDMLGFPYGSVQDPRMVKIEDTFYMTIAVRPCAMNYYPTGTGIPERSIPTYPDGWGEEEGHWLTRSVLMSSRNLIDWEYVTTTTPLEINDRNNVLFPEKINGKYVLLRRPEEYIGEAFGTDQAAIWITYSDDLINWEAPVLLAKAENEWEGKKIGSSTPPIRTEHGWLLLYHGVDQNTVYRVGAMLLDLENPNKVLARTSNFIMEPETYYEKFGYQIPNVIFPTGCVLDEGILHIYYGVTDTAIALATVPLEDMLNHLLEQKA
- a CDS encoding DJ-1/PfpI family protein — encoded protein: MKIAFVLFNGVTFLDFVGFYDVVNRLRQFERTKGTTWELCAMSEEVRDELGMRVKVDAVKPDLSGYDLVFIPGGMGTRKLKDDLDFINWIRTAEPAEYKVSVCTGSLIWGAAGFLEEKQATTHPNVYELLEPYCREVIKARIVRDGKMITAGGVATSIDLGLYVVGLLAGPEAAAVVKKQIDYPYSVVGIVVREGG
- a CDS encoding AAA family ATPase, translated to MHFVILFGPQAVGKMTVGQSLAAKTNFKLFHNHMSIEFVAPFFEYGTPSGNRLVSLIRQEIFEEVSQSSMDGFIFTYVWGFDLQQDWEYVEGITNLFESRGWTVYWVELEAELEERLYRNKTPNRLEHKPTKRHLEKSEANLIRTHEKYRLNSLPGEISRDHYLRINNSKLGPDEAAEMIRERFQF
- a CDS encoding DUF4435 domain-containing protein; this encodes MDDLIPKYSDEAQLNLAIFYGSYDEMMVYIEDVNGVNIYEAIFEKLEVQKVKVHPTEGKPNLINLYGKYKMNPSSFPNPCLFIADKDFDDILGKKLIVDQNFLYLERYSIENYLICEKAGSFYLNGRLQVGRTECVNKLSFSSWKREIEDNLKKILYLFLAIQKLQIPVVNTKLKVKRFLDEKTHQLDRRKISSYVNEVYKFYKQSGLTIGLKKTFKEMKICVEQGEFDFIFIYPGKQILEAFQMHLIKLTGGPLPNNMDFINFLATNINVNELNFIKERVTQLRSVS
- a CDS encoding NUDIX hydrolase, which produces MAFPTHIVSAGGIVEDGNGNILLVKAHDDGWVYPGGITEVGENLIDGVIREIKEESGIDATVSHLISVISNTAVHKWYDGVTDVPTKVMFDFVCRAVGGELATSDETSESKWVPKEQVLDWITLPAIRMRYESYLNYNGSVNYIEYVTATTSECRVKLERRV
- a CDS encoding AAA family ATPase, translating into MTINYISIKKLHGFKDVFVDFNSDLTLLVGKNGSGKTTVLNILSSILTGQLAPLLKYEFEIVYIEYYEGELYRTISLENFNGSYIISGETGTHEVEKLDLRNQHLHSKTSSAFLLGRKNESSDLTNFEPIKSLKKACPTYFLSLTRDIHKNQTEYSTSSRPVSNLDESIKHVNELATIKYHEIISKSERYNREMRNEIFQAMFSYDTQNYISPKKVRGFPKDDEIKKLSNALREIGLDSEAFERFVNLMNKDMKSVLDNPDDQFNEKERKIQARLVANMSQYFKIKSLSEIAEKKNQKKIDANKPITTFLETVNSFLVDSGKSIFLRTEDKLGLFFKLLDPQSKDKYFELSKLSSGEKQLVIFFAYLIFQKDNNDGSTFIIDEPELSLHLHWQQRFCKAALSIAPNNQFIFATHSPEIIGPFREKCKPLGKEI